Proteins encoded in a region of the Enoplosus armatus isolate fEnoArm2 chromosome 16, fEnoArm2.hap1, whole genome shotgun sequence genome:
- the LOC139298867 gene encoding zinc finger protein 706, with protein MARGQQKIQSQQKNAKKAAEKKKGQAADQKTAAKAALVHTCPVCRTQMPDPKTFKQHFESKHPKSPMPPELEDVQA; from the exons ATGGCTCGCGGGCAGCAGAAGATTCAGTCCCAGCAAAAGAACGCCAAGAAGgcggcagagaagaagaaaggtcaGGCCGCTGACCAGAAGACTGCAGCTAAGGCCGCACTGGTCCACACCTGCCCTGTCTGCCGG acCCAGATGCCAGACCCCAAGACCTTCAAGCAGCACTTTGAGAGCAAACACCCCAAGTCCCCCATGCCTCCTGAGCTGGAGGATGTTCAGGCATGA
- the LOC139298739 gene encoding glycogen synthase kinase-3 beta-like, whose translation MSGSGRPRTSSFAEPPGVPGTAAASTGSAAAVGSSTGKSGVPQASGSSSSGCSNLKLARDSGKVTTVVATPGQGPDRPQEVSYTDIKVIGNGSFGVVYQARLIDSQEMVAIKKVLQDKRFKNRELQIMRKLDHCNIVRLRYFFYSSGEKKDEVYLNLVLDFVPETVYRVARHFNKAKSIIPIIYVKVYMYQLFRSLAYIHSQGVCHRDIKPQNLLVDPETAILKLCDFGSAKQLVRGEPNVSYICSRYYRAPELIFGATDYTANIDIWSAGCVLAELLLGQPIFPGDSGVDQLVEIIKVLGTPTREQIREMNPNYTEFKFPQIKAHPWTKVFKPRTPPEAIALCSRLLEYTPASRFSPLEACSHAFFDELRQPNTRLPSGRELPMLFNFSPTELSIQPQLNSTLIPPHARSHTAASTHDGPGSDSSQHSSVPGSLNSI comes from the exons ATGAGCGGCAGCGGGCGGCCCAGGACCAGCTCGTTTGCTGAGCCGCCAGGTGTGCCAGGAACCGCCGCTGCGTCCACCGGATCAGCCGCTGCCGTGGGGAGCAGCACAGGAAAGTCCGGGGTCCCGCAGGCCTCCGGCAGCAGCTCGTCGGGATGCTCGAACCTTAAGCTTGCCA GAGACAGCGGGAAGGTGACAACAGTTGTGGCCACACCAGGCCAGGGACCAGACCGCCCACAGGAAGTCTCTTACACTGACATTAAG GTGATTGGCAATGGGTCGTTTGGTGTGGTGTACCAAGCTCGCCTCATCGACAGCCAAGAGATGGTGGCCATTAAGAAGGTTCTGCAGGATAAGAGGTTCAAG AATCGGGAACTACAGATCATGAGGAAACTGGATCACTGCAACATTGTCAGACTACGTTACTTCTTCTACTCCAGTGGTGAAAAG AAGGATGAAGTATATCTGAACCTGGTGCTGGACTTTGTCCCTGAGACCGTCTACAGGGTTGCCAGGCATTTTAACAAGGCCAAGAGCATCATTCCTATCATATATGTGAAG GTGTACATGTACCAGTTGTTTCGCAGTCTGGCTTATATCCATTCCCAGGGCGTGTGTCACAGAGACATCAAGCCCCAAAACCTGCTTGTCGACCCAGAAACTGCCATCCTCAAGCTGTGTGACTTCGGCAG CGCCAAGCAGTTGGTCCGCGGTGAACCCAACGTGTCGTATATCTGCTCACGGTATTATCGCGCCCCCGAGCTCATCTTCGGTGCCACAGACTACACGGCAAATATAGACATCTGGTCAGCAGGCTGCGTActggctgagctgctgctcGGACAACCCATATTCCCCGGGGACAGTGGGGTCGACCAGCTAGTGGAGATTATCAAG GTGCTGGGAACCCCAACAAGGGAACAAATCCGAGAGATGAACCCAAACTACACAGAATTCAAGTTCCCGCAGATCAAAGCCCATCCATGGACCAAG GTGTTTAAACCTCGCACCCCTCCAGAAGCCATTGCTCTTTGCTCTCGGCTGCTGGAGTACACGCCGGCCTCTCGGTTCTCCCCGCTAGAGGCCTGTTCACATGCCTTCTTTGACGAGCTGCGCCAGCCGAACACACGACTGCCCAGCGGCCGTGAACTGCCGATGCTCTTCAACTTCAGCCCCACAG AGTTGTCAATCCAGCCCCAGCTGAACTCAACCCTCATTCCTCCTCACGCTCGCTCTCATACAGCTGCTTCCACCCACG ATGGTCCCGGATCAGATTCATCTCAGCACAGTTCAGTACCAGGATCTCTTAACAGCATCTGA